In the genome of Lathyrus oleraceus cultivar Zhongwan6 chromosome 4, CAAS_Psat_ZW6_1.0, whole genome shotgun sequence, the window TGGAAATAAAGGTATCGTTTCAAAGATTTTGTCTAGACAGGATATGCCTTATTTGTAAGATGGAAGTTTGGGCCCTCAAGGGATTCGGTGTTGCTCATATTTTACAAGAGATGCTTACTTATAAATCTAATCATATTAAAGCTCGTCAAGAAGTACTTGGAACTACAATTATTGGAGGAACAATACCGAAACTTGTGGATGCTCCAGAATCCTTTCGATTGCTCGTTCGCGAACTACGATCTTTGGCTCTAGAACTGAATCATTTCCTTGTATCTGAGAAAGACTTTCAGATTCAAAGGAAGGAAGTTTAATTGGACTTAATCAgaaattttattttatgattGATCAGTATAAACATCAACACCTTCGAATTGGATCAGTTTCTCCTGAACAAATAAGTGCTTGGGCAAAAAAAATCCTACCCATTGGAGAAACAGTTGGGGAGGTAACAAAACCCTATACTCTTCATTATAAAACTAATAAGCCTGAAAAAGATGGATTATTTTGTGAAATAATTTGTGGGCCTATAAAAAGTGGAATTTGTGCTTGTGGAAATTATCGAGTAATCGGAGATAAAAAACACCAATCAAAATTTTGTGAACAATGCGGAGTAGAATTTGTTGATTCTCGGATACGTAGATATCAAATGGGATATATCAAATTAACATGTCCTATAACCCATGTGTGGTATTTGAAACGTCTTCCTAGTTATATCGCGAGCCTTTTAGATAAACCTCTTAAAGAATTAGAGGATCTAGTATACTGCGATGTGTGATTTGATAAAAATTATTATTGTACAGATTTCGAATTACAAACTGTCATTCCATTCAATTAAACTGGAATGTCCTATATCTGGAATGTCTCTTGGGATGAGTAACATGAAGCTCAGAATTCATGGGTGTACTCCCCAATCAATAAGGGAATTGGTCTATGGTCAATTCAGTAACAAATAACTATTTATATTGTATGTACCTTGTGAAAAAAAAATTGTGGAATGAATTATTCCATCTCTTTTTTTTATATTTGAAAAGAATGAAAATTATGTTTAAAGAATAAAATATATCATGATTGCAGAAGTTTATCTATCGCATATATGCTTTAAGACATCGTGGCATACCCGTCGAGGTGACGTCTTGACCTAAAAGATCAAACGGTATGATACATAGACGAAGAAATCTCTTATGAATTCGAGGATATTCATTTGTTATTAAGAATTTCATTTTAGAGGATTCCTCGTTCGAAGGGAGGTAGACTACTCAAGAATTTTACATTTTATTTCTGTCGTAATTTTGAATTGGATAATAAATTCAGAAAAAAAGAAGAGTGTATCAATGAAATGTTGCTTGGTCTTTATTGATAACTTGAGTAAAGAGTAAACCTTTTTTATTTTAGATTAGAGGTTTTCAAAAATTGGAAAGCGGAAACCCCTTTCTTTATCTTTAATTGTGTGTAAATACTTTAGCCGGATGAGAGGAAACCCCCATGTCCGATTTTCAAAGGGGGAGATCCATCTTATTGGATCCTATCCAAATTTTTCTTTTGCTAGGCCCGTAGTTAAAAAACCAACTTTCTTACGATTACGAGGTTCATTCAAATATGAAATCCAATCCTGGAAATACAGTATCCCACTCTTTTTTGCTACTCAAGGTTTCGATACATTTCGAAATAGATAAATTTCTAGTGGAGCGGGTGCTATACGCGAACAATTAGTTGATATGGATTTAAGAATTATTATGGATTTTCCCGTTGCTAGAATGGAAAGAATTAGGAGAAGAGGAGTCCACTGACAAATGGGAAGATCGAAAAATTGGAAGAAGAAATACTTTTTTGGTTCGACGCATGGAATTAGCTAAGCATTTTCTCCGAACAAATATACAACCAGAATGGATGGTTTTATGTCTATTACAAGTTCTTCCTCCCGAATTGAGACCAATTATTCAAATAGATGGCGGTAAACTAATGAGTTCGGATATTAATGAACTCTATAGAAGAGTTATCTATCGGAACAATATTCTTATCGATCTATTAACAACAAGTGGATTTACACCAGGGGAATTAGTAATGTGTCAAGAAAAATTGGTACAAGAAGTCGTGGATTCACTTCTTGGTAATGGAATCCACTGACAACCAATGAGGGACCGTCATAATAAAGTTTACAAATCGTTTTCCGATATAATTGAGGGCAAAGAGGGGAGATTTTGAGAGACTCTTCTTGGAAAATGAGTTGATTATTCGGGGCGTTCTGTTATTGTCGTAGGTCCATTACTTTCATTACATCGATGTGGATTGCCCCCCGAAATAGCAATAGAGCTATTTCAGACATTTCTAATTCGTGGTTTAATTCGAAACCATTTTGCTTCGAACATAGGAGTTGCTAAGAGTAAAATCCGGGAAAAAGAACCAATTGTATGGGAAATACTTCAAGAAGTTATGCGGGGGCATCCAGTATTGCTGAATAGAGCGCCTACTTTGCATAGATTGGGCATACAGGCATTTCAACCCATTTTAGTAGAAGGACGTGCTATTTGTTTACATCCATTGGTGTGTAAGGGATTCAACGCAGACTTTGATGGGGATCAAATGGCTGTTCATGTGCCTTTATCTTTGGAGGCTCAAGCAGAAGCTCGTTTACTTATGTTTTCTCATACCAATCTCTTGTCTCCGGCTATTGGGGATCCCATTTGTGTACCAACTCAAGATATGCTTATTGGACTTTATGTATTAACTAGCGGAAATCGTCGAGGTATTTGTGCAAATAGGTATAATTCGTTTAATTGCAGAAATTCTCAAAATGAAAAAATGAGCAATAAGAACTTTAAGAACTTGAAGTATATGAAAAAAAAGAACCCTTTTTTTGCAATTCCTATGATGCAATTGGAGCTTATAGACAGAAAAGAATCAATTTCGATAGTCCTTTTTGGCTCCGGTGGCGAATAGATCAATGCATTATGTCTTCAAGAGAAGTTCCTATCGAAGTTCACTATGAATCTTTTGGTACCTATTATGAGATTTATGGGGATTATTTAGTAATAATAAGTATAAAAAAAGAAATTTGTTGTATATACATTCGAACCACTATTGGTCATATTTCTTTTTGTAGTAATAATAAGCTATACAAGGTTTTTCACGAGCCTATTCATACGGTATCTAATCATATAGATGGTTAGTGTTGGTATCCACGCTAAGTCAATTTATGATTTATGATACTGGTGTAAATTCAGGTCAACTAGCATCTTTTCCATTTTCTACGTGAATAAACATAAAGAAAAGGGAGTTTTCCAATCATTCACTCAAATCCATTGTCGTCGAACCGAATACCACTGGGAGGTACTTATGGCAGAACGGGCCAATCTAGTCTTTCACAATAACGTGATAGGTGGAACTGCCATTAAACGACTTATTAGGAGATTAATAGATCATTTCGGAATGGCATATACATCACACATCCTGGATCAAGTAAAGACTCTAGGATTCCATCAAGCTACTGCTACATCTATTTCATTAGGAATTGATGATCTTTTAACAATACCTTCTAAAGGATGGCTAGTCCAAGATGCTGAACAACAAAGTTCCGTTTTGGAAAAACATAATCATTATGGGAATGTCCATGCGGTAGAAAAATTACGCCAATCCATTGAAATATGGTATGCTACAAGCGAATATTTGCGACAACAAATGAATCCCAATTTTCGGATGACTGACCCCTTTAATCCAGTCCATATAATGTCTTTTTCAGGAGCTAGAGGAAATGCATCTCAAGTGCACCAATTAGTCGGAATGAGAGGATTAATGTCAGATCCACAAGGACAAATGATTGATTTACCCATTCAAAGCAATTTACGTGAAGGACTGTCTTTAACAGAATATATAATTTCTTGCTACGGAGCCCGTAAAGGGGTTGTAGATACTGCTGTACGAACATCAGATGCTGGATATCTTACACGTCGACTTGTTGAAGTGGTTCAACACATTGTTGTACGGCGAACAGATTGCGGTACCATCCGTGGGATTTCTGTAAACACCCGAAATGGAATGATGCCAGAAATAATTTTGATACAAACATTAATTGGTCGTGTAGTAGCCGAGAATATATATATAGGTTCACGGTGCATTGTCGTTAGAAATCAAGATATTGGAATTGGACTTATCAATCGATTCATAACTTTTCAAACACAACCAATATTTATTAGAACTCCCTTTACCTGTAGGAATACGTCTTGGATCTGCCGATTGTGTTATGGGCGGAGTCCTATTCATGGGGACCTGGTAGAATTGGGAGAAGCTGTAGGGATTATTGCTGGTCAATCTATTGGAGAACCGGGAACTCAACTAACATTAAGAACTTTTCATACTGGTGGAGTATTCACAGGGGGTACTGCTGAATATGTGCGAGCCCCCTCGAATGGAAAGATAAAATTGAATGAGGATTTAGTTCACCCTACACGTACACGTCATGGATATCCTGCTTTTATATGTAATATAGACTTGTATGTAACTATTGAAAGTGACGATATTATACATAACGTCATTATTCCACCAAAAAGTTTTCTATTAGTTCAAAATGATCAATATGTAAAATCAAAACAAGTGATTGCGGAGATCCGCGCGGGAACATATACTTTTAATTTGAAAGAGAGGGTTCGAAAACATATTTTTTCTGACTCAGAAGGGGAAATGCATTGGAGTACCGATGTGTACCACGCATCAAAATTTATGTATAGTAATGTACATATCTTACCAAAAACAAGTCATTTATGGATATTGTCAGGAAAGTCGTGCCGGTCTAATACAATCCATTTTTTACTTCGCAAGGATCAAGATCAAATTACCATGGATTCACTTTCGAATGGAAAAACCAATATTTCGAATCTTTTAGAAAGGAATGATCAAGTAAAACATAAATTATTTCGTTTCAATACTTTTGGTACAAAAGAAAAGGGGATTAGCGATTATTCAATATTTAATGAAATCATATGTACGGATCATTCGTATCCCGCTATTTTTCACGATACTTTTTATTTCTTGGCGAAAAGGCGAAGAAATCGATTTCTTATTCCATTTCCATTCCAATCGATTCAAGAACGAAAGAACGAACGAATGTCCCCTTCCGGTGTCTCCATTGAAATACCTATCAATGGTATTTTTCATAGAAATAGTATTTTTGCTTATTTCGATGATCCTCAATACAGACGACATAGTTCAGGAATTACTAAATATAGAACTATAGGAATTCATTCCATTTTTCAAAAAGAAGATTTCATTGAGTATCGAGGAATCAAAGAATTAAAGCCAAAATCTCAAATTCAAGTAGATCGATTTTTTTTTATTCCCGAAGAAGTGCATATTTTACCCAAATCTTCTTCCCTAATGGTACGGAATAATAGTCTTGTTGGAATAGGAACACCATTCACTTTCAATATAAGAAGTCGAGTAGGCGGATTGGTCCGATTAGacaagaaaaaaaattgaattaaaaatattttctgGAAATATCCATTTTCCCGGAGAGATTGATAAGATATCCCGACACAATGTCATCTTGATACCACCCGGAACGGTAAaaaaaatgcaataaaaaaaattGGATCTATGTCCAATGGATCACAACTACAAAAAAAAAGTATTTTGTTTTGCTTCGACCTGTCATTTTATATGAAATACCGGACAGTAACAATTTTGTAAAACTTTTCCCCCAAGATCTATTCCAGGAAAAGGATAATCTGGAACTAAAAGTTATCAATTATATTCTTTATGGAAATGGAAAATCCATTCGGGGAATTTCCGACACACGGATTCAATTAGTTTGGACTTGTTTAATCTTCAATTGGGATGACGGCAAAAACGGTTCTTCGATTGAGGAGGCCCCCGCTTCCTTTATTGAAGTACATACAAATGGTTTGATTGAGTATTTTCTAAGAATTGACTTAGTAAAATCTAATACTTCATatattaaaaaaagaaataaacCATCTGGTTTTGGATTGATTGGGGATAATAAATCGGATCGAATCAATCCATTTTTTTCTATTCATTCCAAGGGCAAAATTCAACAATCACTTAGCCAAAATCACGGAACTATTCGTATGTTGTTGAAT includes:
- the LOC127075423 gene encoding LOW QUALITY PROTEIN: DNA-directed RNA polymerase subunit beta''-like (The sequence of the model RefSeq protein was modified relative to this genomic sequence to represent the inferred CDS: inserted 6 bases in 4 codons; substituted 1 base at 1 genomic stop codon) codes for the protein MAERANLVFHNNVIGGTAIKRLIRRLIDHFGMAYTSHILDQVKTLGFHQATATSISLGIDDLLTIPSKGWLVQDAEQQSSVLEKHNHYGNVHAVEKLRQSIEIWYATSEYLRQQMNPNFRMTDPFNPVHIMSFSGARGNASQVHQLVGMRGLMSDPQGQMIDLPIQSNLREGLSLTEYIISCYGARKGVVDTAVRTSDAGYLTRRLVEVVQHIVVRRTDCGTIRGISVNTRNGMMPEIILIQTLIGRVVAENIYIGSRCIVVRNQDIGIGLINRFITFQTQPIFIRTPFTCRNTSWICRLCYGRSPIHGDLVELGEAVGIIAGQSIGEPGTQLTLRTFHTGGVFTGGTAEYVRAPSNGKIKLNEDLVHPTRTRHGYPAFICNIDLYVTIESDDIIHNVIIPPKSFLLVQNDQYVKSKQVIAEIRAGTYTFNLKERVRKHIFSDSEGEMHWSTDVYHASKFMYSNVHILPKTSHLWILSGKSCRSNTIHFLLRKDQDQITMDSLSNGKTNISNLLERNDQVKHKLFRFNTFGTKEKGISDYSIFNEIICTDHSYPAIFHDTFYFLAKRRRNRFLIPFPFQSIQERKNERMSPSGVSIEIPINGIFHRNSIFAYFDDPQYRRHSSGITKYRTIGIHSIFQKEDFIEYRGIKELKPKSQIQVDRFFFIPEEVHILPKSSSLMVRNNSLVGIGTPFTFNIRSRVGGLVRLDKXKKIELKIFSGNIHFPGEIDKISRHNVILIPPGTVXKKCNKKNWIYVQWITTTKKKYFVLLRPVILYEIPDSNNFVKLFPQDLFQEKDNLELKVINYILYGNGKSIRGISDTRIQLVWTCLIFNWDDGKNGSSIEEAPASFIEVHTNGLIEYFLRIDLVKSNTSYIKKRNKPSGFGLIGDNKSDRINPFFSIHSKGKIQQSLSQNHGTIRMLLNRNKECRSWIILSSSNCFQMRPFNNEKSHNGIKKDPIISINNNGPLGIALQVANFYSLYHLITHNQISIIKNLQLDKLTEIFQVIKYYLMDENDKICKPDLYSNIILNPFHLNWFFLHHFYCEKTFTRISLGQFICENICIAQMKNRPHLKLKSGQVIIVQMDSVIIRSANPYLATPGTTIHGHYGEILSQGDILVTFIYEKSRSGDITQGLPKVEQILEIRSIDSISMNLEKRIDAWNECIKKLLAFLGDSSLVNKIQKVYRSQGVHIHNRHIEIIVRQITSKVLVSEDGMSNIFLPGELIGLLRAERTGRALEEAICYRALLLGVKKTSLNTXSFISEASFQETARVLAKAALRGRIDWLXGLKKNVVLGGMIPVGTGFKRIMHPSRSRQHNKITXKKKLFEVEIRNLLFHHRKLFDFANFKEFM